The genomic DNA CATGCCGGGCCTCCGCCGGAGGCTGCCGCCGCTCGCCGAGTTGATCGAGGGCGGCAAGGTGCTGGCGCTCAACATGCCAGCCGGGGCGAACCCGGCCTTGGCACGCGCCATCGGCGTGCTGCTCAAGAACGCGTGGATGCAGGCGCTGCTCCGAAGACCCGCCGAGGCGGCCCGCCGCCCCGGCCGCTACATGCGGCCCGCCGTGTTCATCTGTGACGAGTATCAAGCGTTCGCCACCGTAGGGCAGGACGACCCCTCGGGCGACGAGAAGGCGTTCGCGCTCACGCGGCAGTGCCGCTGCATCCCCATCGTCGCCACGCAGTCGCTCTCGTCGCTCCGCTCCGTGCTGCCCTCGGGCGAGGCGTGGCGCACGCTCGTCCAGACGCTCCGGACACGGATCTTCCTGTCGCTTTCCGACGAGGCTTCGGCCAAGATCGCGTCGGAGATGTGCGGGAGCGTCATGAAGACGCGGGCCTCCTACACGTTCACCGAGACCACGGGCAGGCCCGAGTTCTCGCTCCTGTCCGGCCGCGCCGGCGGCGGACGCGGCACCATCGGCGCGAGCAAGTCGTTCCGTCGGCAGAGCGAGCCGGTGTTCACGCCGCGCGAGTTCGGGTTGCTCGCCAACTACCAAGCGGTCTGTCTTCCGTACGACGGCGTGAAATCGCTTCCGGCGACCCGCGTCTACCTGAAGCCCCACTACCTGCCTCGCGAGACGGGCTACTGGCGGCTCCGGGAGGAGGGGCGGATATGAAGCGCGCCAGCGGCGTCGGCCACCTCGCCCCGTTTCTCCCGGGGTTGGAATCCCTGCTCGAAGACCCCGGGATCTCCGAGATCATGATCAACGGTCCCGGCAACGTCTGGATCGAGCGTGCCGGAAGGCTGGAGCCCCACGAGGCGCCCGGACTCACCGCCGCCTGGCTCCACCGCGCGGCAATCCACATCGCCCGGCCGCTCGGGCTCGATCCCGCCGCGAGGCCGGTCCTCGACGCCCGGTTGGGCGACGGATCGCGGGTCGCCATCTGCACGCCGCCCGCCGCGCCCGAGGTTGCGATAACGATCCGCCGGTTCGGGGGAAGGGCGTTCTCCGCCGAGAACCTCGTGCGCATGGGGTCGCTGCCGGAGCCGGTGCTCGAAGCCGCGAGAGACACCCTTCTCGCCCGCCGCAACATCCTCGTGTCCGGCGGCACGGGATCGGGCAAGACGACGCTTCTGAACGCGCTGATCGAACTGCTGCCCGACGACGAGCGGATCGTCGCCATCGAGGACACGCTCGAACTCCGGATCGACCGCGCCAACTGCCTCCGGTTCGAGGCCGGAGCCACCCTCTCGGAGACGCCGGTCGAGATCCGCGACCTGGTGCGCCACGCGCTACGCCACCGCCCCGACCACATCGTCGTCGGCGAGGTGCGCGGGGCCGAGGCCGCCGATCTGCTCCAAGCGCTCAACACCGGACACGGCGGCTCGCTCACCACCGTCCACGCCAACAACGCCCGCTCCGCGCTCTCGCGCCTCGCCAGTTGCGCCATGCAGGCCGGGGACGCGCTCCCCTGGGAGGTCACCTGCCGGGGCGTCGTGGACGGCATCGCGCTCGTGCTGCACACGACCCGCCGGGAGGGCCGGCGGTTCGTCGAGGAGGCACTCGAAGTGCGCGGCTACGACGCGGCCACCGGCCGCTGGAACACCGCGCCCGTTTGGGGCGGGGCACCGAAGCCCCGCAAGGAAGCACCCACCCACACACCAAGGAGGTGAACGCATGAAGTGCGACGACCAAACCATCCGGGTCGAGACGTTCGAGGACTTCGACCGGGAGCTCGCCCGCGATGGCGGCGAGACGCTCGAAGTCGAGGCCGAACTGGCCAAGGAGTACGGACTCTTCCCCGAAGACGTGGGGAGCGAGGACGAGATCGCCGCCGCCTGGGACGACCCGCACGGCGCCGCCGGCGAGGAGGTGGACGCATGAACCACGACGAATACCACCGCAAGTTCGCCGACGCGATCATCGAGCAGATCCGGCAGGGCACCGCGCCGTGGCAGAAGCCGTGGGCGCCGGGCGAGCGCGTGATGCCCATGAACGTGGACACCGACCGCTCCTACCGGGGCGGGAACAGCCTGCACCTCGCCTCCGTGCAGCAGGAGATGGGCTACGGCGACGTGCGCTGGGGCACCTACCGCCAGATCCAGGCGCGCGGCGGACAGGTCAGGAAGGGCGAGCGCGGCACCCGCATCCTCTCCTTCCAGGACAAGAAGCGGATCGCCGTGACCGACGAGCAGGGTCGGCCCAGGAGGGACGCCGAGGGCAAGAAGGTCTACCGCTACGAGAAGCTCAAGGCGCCGTTCGTGCGCCAGTACACGGTGTTCAACGCCGAGCAGGCCGACGGGCTGCCCGAGCGCTCGAACCCGACGCCCGAGCCGCTCTGGAAGGTGCACCAGGAGGCCGAGCGGGTCATGGAGGATGTCGGCGTCCCGGTCCGCCACGTCCAGGGCGACCGCGCCTACTACCACATGAAGCGCGACGAGATCGTGCTGCCCGAGCGCGGGCAGTTCCCGTCGGCGAACCACTACTACCAGACCGCGCTCCACGAGCTGGGCCACAGCACCGGGCACAAGGACCGGATGAACCGCGAGACCCTCATCGAGGGGATCGACGGCGGGTTCGGCTCGCCCCAGTACGCGAGGGAGGAGCTCAGGGCCGAGATCAGCGCGATGATGACCGGCGAGCGCGTGGGCGTCGGACACGACCCGAGCAGGGGCGCGGCCTATGTCGAGGGCTGGATCCAGGCGCTCGAGGAGGACCCGCGCGAGATCCGGCGCGCCGCCGCGGACGCGCAGAAGATCTCCGACTTCGTGCTCGACCGGCACCGCGAGCGGGTGGCCGAACGCGACCCCGTTGCCGTCGCGGCGGTCCGCACGCCCGCGCAGGGACCGCAGAGGATCGTCGTTCCCGTGCCGAGGATCCCGGTCCCCGAGCGCGGCTTCGGGCCGAGCCGCTGATCCGTGAGAGGGAGAGAGATGTTCGGCCGCCCGGCCGAACCGGACCCCCGTTCCGCCGCGCCATCCAGCCGCAATCGCTTTCCGATGCGGGACGGCCATCGCCGAGAATACGCCGCGGGCCGGGACGGCGGGTCCATCTCCTTCCGCGACCGGTGCGCCCGGGCGCTGACCGACATCGGCGTCCACGGCGCGGTGTCGTTCCGCGACCTCGCGGACGCCCGCTTCGGCGGTCATCCGTTCACAACCCGGCGGGCCGTGGACGCCTGGATCCGCGACGGCATCGTCGAACAGCACACGGCCACCGGGCCGAGGGGCAACCCGTTCAAGGTGCTGACCCTCACCCGCAAGGGCGTGGCCGAGGCGCGTGAACTGGCCGCCGAGCGCGGGATGGATCCCTCGCAGGCGATCCGCACGGTGCGGGTCCGGGACACCGAGGCCGCACACGACACCGCCATCTACCGCGCCTGCCGAATCGAGCGGAGGCGGCTCGACGCACGGGGCGCCACCGTGCGGCGCGTCCGCCTCGACGCCGAACTCAAGAGCACCGTCGCGCGCGGCAGCGAGGCTGCGCGGAAGAGCGGCAGGCGGGCCGCCGATGCCGAACGGCACCGGATCGCGCGCGAACTCGGGCTCCCCCTGGACGACGAGGGGCGGGTGCTCTACCCCGACGCCCAGATCGAATACGAGGACGCGGACGGCCGAACCGGCCGCGTCAACGTCGAGGCCGTCTCCGGCAGCTACCGCGAGGCGGCCGTCCGCGCCAAGGCCGCCGCCGGGTTCGCGATGCACGCCAACGGACCCGCGGCGGCGGGGCTTCTCCGCAGGCTCGGCCTCGGTAGCGACAGCGGCTCCTGGCTCCGTGGTCCGGCCGACCGCGATCCCGCCACAGTCGAACTCTGAAGAAGAAGGAGAACCACGATGCAGCCCTGGAAGATCAGCGCGGGACTCACCGCCGCAATCGTCGGATCCGCGTTCCTGATGGGCGGTGCCCGCCTCGAATACCTCGCGCCCCACTGGCCAAGGGTCCTCGCGGAGCACGGAGTCGCGCTCGCGCTGCACGCCGCGCTCGCCCTCACCGCCGTCGCGGCCACGATCTACGCGGTTGCCCGCACCACCGGGCTCGCCGACCTCGGACGGCGAGTCGATCTCGCCGAACGGTCAGTGAGGCGCGGCGAAGGGGATGCCGGCCTCGCGGACTCGCTGCGACAGGACGACGAAGGAGACTGGAAATGACCCGGAAGTCCAGACGGAAGACCAAGCCCGCATCCGTCGAGGGTCTGCCCGCCGACTGGCGCGGGAAGGCCAAGGCGCTCCGGCGGTACGGGAGCGAGACCGCAGCTCTCGTGCTGGACCTTTGCGCCGAAGACCTCGAAACCACGATCCGCGAGCGCGACGAAACCACGCTGTCGCTCGTCGAGGCCGCCCGTGAGAGCGGCTACTCAAGGGAACATCTGGGCCGCCTCGTGCGCGACGGAAAGATCCCCAACGCCGGGAGGCTCAACGCGCCCAGGATCGCACGCATCCACCTGCCCCGGAAGGCGACGCCACCCGCCGTGCCACTGGTGCGGGACGCCCCGCGCCGCGAGCTTTCCAACAGGCAGATCGTGCAGTCCATCATCCAGAGAGGAATGGAAGATGGCACGCACGAAACGTGACCGGCGCTCGTACAGCGCCGGAGAATGGGGCCGCAACCGGGTGAGGGTGTTCCCTGATCCGAAGACCGGCCTCTACCAGATAGAGTGGCGAGAAAACGGGCGCAGGCTCACCCGGTCGCTCAAGCACCGCGACTGGAGGCGCGCGAAGCGGCAGGCCGACGAGGCCGCCGCCGGGTTCGCGAAGCCGGAGCCCAACGCCAAGCAGGAGGCCGAGCCCGGGCCGCTCACCCTGGAGACGCTCTTTGACATCTACGGTGAAGAGGTAACCCCGACCAAGACCCGGCACTCGCGGCAGCATGACCGGACCGCGATGAAGATGTTCCTCGGGTTCCTCGGAAGGAACCGCGACCCGGCAACGCTTTCCCAGAGGGACTGGGACCGGTTCATCCGGGCGCGCCGGGCCGGAAGGGTCGGACCGAGCGGAAAGCCCGTGTCGGACCGGATGGTCGAATACGACCTGAGGTTCCTGATCGCGGTCTTCAACTGGGCATCGAGGTCGAGGGACGAGCGGGGCCGGCTGCTGATCGAGTCGAACCCGCTCAGGGGCTTGAGGACGCCCATGGAGAAGAACCCCACCCGGATCGTTCTCACCGAGGACGAGTACCGGGCGCTTCTCGGGGTGTCCCGCAAGGTGGACTGGCGGTTCCGCGTCGCGCTCGTGCTCGCGCACGAAACGGGACACCGAATCGGAGCCGTCCGCAAGCTCCGGTGGGACGACATCGACCTCGACGGCGAAACCATCCGGTGGCGCAGCGAGCACGAGAAGACCGGATACGAGCACGTCACGCCCGTCACCCCCGAGGCGGTTGCCGCCTTGGAGGAAGCGCGGCGGCGGAACCCGGCGACGGGCGACGCCCCGGTCC from Gammaproteobacteria bacterium includes the following:
- a CDS encoding ATPase, T2SS/T4P/T4SS family, producing MKRASGVGHLAPFLPGLESLLEDPGISEIMINGPGNVWIERAGRLEPHEAPGLTAAWLHRAAIHIARPLGLDPAARPVLDARLGDGSRVAICTPPAAPEVAITIRRFGGRAFSAENLVRMGSLPEPVLEAARDTLLARRNILVSGGTGSGKTTLLNALIELLPDDERIVAIEDTLELRIDRANCLRFEAGATLSETPVEIRDLVRHALRHRPDHIVVGEVRGAEAADLLQALNTGHGGSLTTVHANNARSALSRLASCAMQAGDALPWEVTCRGVVDGIALVLHTTRREGRRFVEEALEVRGYDAATGRWNTAPVWGGAPKPRKEAPTHTPRR
- a CDS encoding zincin-like metallopeptidase domain-containing protein; this translates as MNHDEYHRKFADAIIEQIRQGTAPWQKPWAPGERVMPMNVDTDRSYRGGNSLHLASVQQEMGYGDVRWGTYRQIQARGGQVRKGERGTRILSFQDKKRIAVTDEQGRPRRDAEGKKVYRYEKLKAPFVRQYTVFNAEQADGLPERSNPTPEPLWKVHQEAERVMEDVGVPVRHVQGDRAYYHMKRDEIVLPERGQFPSANHYYQTALHELGHSTGHKDRMNRETLIEGIDGGFGSPQYAREELRAEISAMMTGERVGVGHDPSRGAAYVEGWIQALEEDPREIRRAAADAQKISDFVLDRHRERVAERDPVAVAAVRTPAQGPQRIVVPVPRIPVPERGFGPSR
- a CDS encoding site-specific integrase — encoded protein: MARTKRDRRSYSAGEWGRNRVRVFPDPKTGLYQIEWRENGRRLTRSLKHRDWRRAKRQADEAAAGFAKPEPNAKQEAEPGPLTLETLFDIYGEEVTPTKTRHSRQHDRTAMKMFLGFLGRNRDPATLSQRDWDRFIRARRAGRVGPSGKPVSDRMVEYDLRFLIAVFNWASRSRDERGRLLIESNPLRGLRTPMEKNPTRIVLTEDEYRALLGVSRKVDWRFRVALVLAHETGHRIGAVRKLRWDDIDLDGETIRWRSEHEKTGYEHVTPVTPEAVAALEEARRRNPATGDAPVLPSPKDPSSSVATWVARGWWDRAERLAGLEPKRGRGWHSLRRKFASDLMDQPLKVLCELGGWKTAKTVLQCYQRADEGQLRTALANRRRVRT